In the genome of Coregonus clupeaformis isolate EN_2021a unplaced genomic scaffold, ASM2061545v1 scaf0329, whole genome shotgun sequence, one region contains:
- the LOC121539151 gene encoding cell cycle control protein 50A-like yields MMASNYNAKEEYGHQPGATGHGGAGTMTNKKPDNTAFKQQRLPAWQPILTAGAVLPAFFVIGLIFIPIGVGLFVTSNNIKEFAIDYTGVDMSSPCYNCSQSYSWNSTKSCTCSVPFALDQPFESNVFMYYGLSNFYQNHRRYVKSRDDSQLNGDKTSLQSPSKECEPYRSSDNKPIAPCGAIANSLFNDTLELYYIDPNGSRTAIPLVKKGIAWWTDKHVKFRNPSGNNNNLTVVFQGTSKPVNWRKAVYELDPSDSDNNGFINEDFIVWMRTAALPTFRKLYRIIQKKANNLTPTLPRGEYILEVTYNYPVRSFNGRKRMILSTISWMGGKNPFLGIAYITVGSVCFCLGLVLLSIHYRYGKRNNSAEISS; encoded by the exons ATGATGGCGTCTAACTACAACGCTAAGGAAGAGTACGGACACCAGCCTGGTGCTACGGGCCATGGAGGCGCAGGAACTATGACAAATAAAAAGCCGGACAACACTGCGTTCAAACAGCAAAGACTGCCCGCGTGGCAACCTATTTTGACAGCAGGCGCTGTTCTTCCTGCTTTCTTTGTCATTGGTCTCATCTTCATCCCCATCGGCGTTGGGCTTTTCGTGACATCAAACAACATCAAAGAGTTCgcg ATCGATTACACTGGTGTTGACATGTCAAGTCCGTGCTACAACTGTTCTCAAAGCTACAGCTGGAACAGCACAAAGTCATGTACCTGCTCTGTACCCTTCGCTCTGGATCAACCATTTGAG AGCAACGTTTTCATGTACTACGGATTGTCAAACTTTTATCAGAATCACAGACGCTATGTGAAGTCAAGAGATGACAGCCAGTTAAACGGAGATAAGACTTCTCTACAG AGCCCCAGCAAGGAATGTGAGCCGTACCGCAGCAGTGACAACAAGCCAATCGCTCCATGTGGTGCTATCGCCAATAGCCTCTTCAATG ACACTCTGGAGCTGTATTACATTGACCCCAATGGCTCCAGAACGGCGATTCCTCTGGTGAAGAAGGGTATTGCATGGTGGACGGACAAGCATGTCAAATTCAGGAACCCCAGTGGAAACAACAACAACCTCACTGTAGTTTTCCAAG GCACAAGCAAACCTGTGAACTGGAGAAAAGCTGTCTATGAGCTGGACCCATCGGACTCTGACAACAATGGCTTCATCAATGAGGATTTCATTGTGTGGATGAGGACAGCTGCCCTGCCCACCTTCCGCAAGCTGTACCGCATCATCCAGAAGAAGGCCAACAACTTGACCCCCACTCTTCCCCGAGGGGAATACATCCTGGAGGTCACCTACA ATTACCCCGTGCGGAGCTTCAATGGGAGGAAGCGCATGATCCTGAGCACCATCTCCTGGATGGGCGGCAAGAACCCCTTCCTGGGCATCGCTTACATCACAGTGGGCTCCGTCTGCTTCTGCCTGGGCTTAGTCCTCCTCAGCATCCACTACAGATATGGGAAACGTAACAACAGTGCAGAGATTTCCAGCTGA